A part of Cydia amplana chromosome 24, ilCydAmpl1.1, whole genome shotgun sequence genomic DNA contains:
- the LOC134659181 gene encoding steroidogenic acute regulatory protein-like produces MTDYTVRIAAESLLGGSSQYRTLSHSQSVNLVTEDLVAGHRPDGRMSTVRRFFCLFVTFDLLFTSLMWLICVMMKGETLEQIVNREIVHYSIKVSLFDIVLVAICRFFLLLLFYGVLYIHNWSVIALTTSGTCAFLIAKVFVFDWPNAAEPVFQVFLILASFTLSWGEAWFLDFRVLPQELQAKQIIEAIAGHHNQNSERTPLLPGKPQGVASTVGESTAHWFSPVDSPADTPRPGIHQLILTQEQIDEYKRMAEESMQHAYKVITLPNWKFEKRGVTKGDIVETRQTETFGKVYRFTGLVDCPAEFLFREFKENVTKLPDWNPTILRSELIKEIGSGIDLSYQVTAGGGKGIIAPRDFVILRRCAPLNKQGMVVESDPYSYISSGVSVTVPGYPPNKEFVRGNNKVGCWYLKPVLVRMQDGTERYQTQFQWLMCCDLKGKIPQFVLDAAFATVMLDYIVHVRKFTAEARAKGLF; encoded by the exons ATGACAGACTACACCGTTAGGATAGCAGCCGAGTCTCTGCTAGGAGGCAGTTCGCAGTATAGGACATTAT CTCATTCCCAATCTGTTAACCTGGTGACAGAGGACCTGGTGGCAGGCCACCGACCAGACGGCAGGATGTCCACTGTCAGGCGGTTTTTCTGTCTGTTCGTCACCTTCGATCTGCTGTTCACGAGTCTCATGTGGCTCATATGTGTTATG ATGAAAGGTGAAACGCTAGAGCAGATAGTAAACCGAGAAATAGTACACTATAGCATTAAAGTATCTCTGTTCGACATAGTGCTGGTGGCGATATGTAGGTTCTTCTTACTACTGCTATTCTATGGCGTGCTCTATATACATAACTGGAGCGTTATAGCG cttacCACGTCAGGAACGTGTGCCTTTTTAATAGCAAAAGTTTTTGTATTCGAT TGGCCGAACGCGGCGGAACCGGTGTTCCAGGTGTTCCTAATCCTGGCCTCGTTCACGCTGTCCTGGGGCGAGGCCTGGTTCCTGGACTTCCGGGTGCTCCCCCAGGAGCTGCAGGCCAAGCAGATCATAGAGGCTATAG CAGGCCACCATAACCAAAACTCAGAACGGACGCCGCTCTTACCCGGGAAGCCTCAAGGCGTGGCGTCCACAGTAGGAGAGTCTACTGCCCATTGGTTTTCACCAGTGGATTCACCCGCCGACACACCTCGGCCGGGGATACATCAGCTAATACTTACACAAGAACAG ATAGACGAATACAAGCGAATGGCGGAAGAGAGCATGCAGCACGCGTACAAAGTGATAACACTGCCGAACTGGAAGTTTGAGAAACGCGGCGTCACCAAGGGGGACATAGTGGAAACTAGACAAACGGAGACATTCGGGAAAGTGTACCGGTTCACT GGCCTAGTAGACTGCCCTGCGGAGTTCCTGTTCAGAGAGTTCAAGGAGAACGTTACCAAACTACCAGACTGGAACCCGACCATACTGCGGAGTGAACTTATCAAG gaAATTGGATCAGGGATCGACCTGTCATACCAAGTGACGGCGGGCGGCGGAAAAGGGATCATAGCGCCTCGTGACTTTGTCATTTTACGGCGTTGCGCGCCGCTCAACAAACAG GGGATGGTGGTGGAATCGGACCCCTACAGCTACATCAGCAGTGGGGTCAGTGTCACAGTGCCCGGGTATCCCCCCAACAAGGAGTTTGTCAG GGGTAACAACAAAGTGGGTTGTTGGTACTTGAAGCCAGTGCTGGTGAGGATGCAGGACGGTACGGAACGGTACCAGACGCAGTTCCAGTGGCTCATGTGCTGTGATCTCAAAG